One region of Pan paniscus chromosome 5, NHGRI_mPanPan1-v2.0_pri, whole genome shotgun sequence genomic DNA includes:
- the CITED2 gene encoding cbp/p300-interacting transactivator 2 gives MADHMMAMNHGRFPDGTNGLHHHPAHRMGMGQFPSPHHHQQQQPQHAFNALMGEHIHYGAGNMNATSGIRHAMGPGTVNGGHPPSALAPAARFNNSQFMGPPVASQGGSLPASMQLQKLNNQYFNHHPYPHNHYMPDLHPAAGHQMNGTNQHFRDCNPKHSGGSSTPGGSGGSSTPGGSGGSSGGGAGSSNSGGGSGGSGSSNMPASVAHVPAAMLPPNVIDTDFIDEEVLMSLVIEMGLDRIKELPELWLGQNEFDFMTDFVCKQQPSRVSC, from the coding sequence ATGGCAGACCATATGATGGCCATGAACCACGGGCGCTTCCCCGACGGCACCAATGGGCTGCACCATCACCCTGCCCACCGCATGGGCATGGGGCAGTTCCCGAGCCCCCatcaccaccagcagcagcagccccagcACGCCTTCAACGCCCTAATGGGCGAGCACATACACTACGGCGCGGGCAACATGAATGCCACGAGCGGCATCAGGCATGCGATGGGGCCGGGGACTGTGAACGGAGGGCACCCCCCGAGTGCGCTGGCCCCCGCGGCCAGGTTTAACAACTCCCAGTTCATGGGTCCCCCGGTGGCCAGCCAGGGAGGCTCCCTGCCGGCCAGCATGCAGCTGCAGAAGCTCAACAACCAGTATTTCAACCATCATCCCTATCCCCACAACCACTACATGCCGGATTTGCACCCTGCTGCAGGCCACCAGATGAACGGGACAAACCAGCACTTCCGAGATTGCAACCCCAAGCACAGCGGCGGCAGCAGCACCCCCGGCGGCTCGGGCGGCAGCAGCACCCCCGGCGGCTCTGGCGGCAGCTCGGGCGGCGGCGCGGGCAGCAGCAacagcggcggcggcagcggcggcagcggcagcagcaACATGCCCGCCTCCGTGGCCCACGTCCCCGCTGCAATGCTGCCGCCCAATGTCATAGACACTGATTTCATCGACGAGGAAGTTCTTATGTCCTTGGTGATAGAAATGGGTTTGGACCGCATCAAGGAGCTGCCCGAACTCTGGCTGGGGCAAAACGAGTTTGATTTTATGACGGACTTCGTGTGCAAACAGCAGCCCAGCAGAGTGAGCTGTTGA